One window from the genome of Pseudonocardia hierapolitana encodes:
- a CDS encoding Na+/H+ antiporter NhaC family protein yields MTSLSDANIYTLDMSRRQQLAAVALYAVALVASIAVAIGTDQPGLWGLVPIVVYAGLALLGVDIVLATLGAVVSAVVLTRSTPSALGPVLIESMGSLIALLGVIILLGAGLGEVLKRTGVAEFVVLNVVRKVGLTTQLRAQLGVMLACTILAGALGTLAGSVAIVAPIVIPLLAALGFSTTATAAMFFFSGLAGLTLSPFAPITTSIYGAAQVSWIGYVLAAGLPTALVMFGVGFLAVRWNQRRTAEVFPYPPERAVDLDAVREPAPGAARTTAAFLLAFLALVVYSGVTAAGATFVPVALILLIAVTGIAARRPIGELMGAVYAGASRLLGIFFLFFLLAVLFTLVDSMGVYDGVAERFALSTLSPYVFCLVVVLIGWVGVAGAAAAQAVLVNQVFGPLAATLGVPPAAWSVVLLAVSQTDGLGPFPNPDMIGQMGLAESRSLRWQLLSSYLVLVPVVVLYALLLGIYL; encoded by the coding sequence GTGACCTCCTTGTCGGACGCCAACATCTACACGCTCGACATGTCCCGGCGGCAGCAGCTCGCTGCCGTGGCCCTGTACGCGGTGGCGCTCGTCGCGAGCATCGCCGTCGCGATCGGCACCGACCAGCCGGGCCTGTGGGGGCTCGTCCCGATCGTCGTGTACGCGGGTCTGGCGCTGCTCGGGGTCGACATCGTGCTGGCCACGCTGGGCGCGGTGGTCAGCGCAGTGGTGCTCACCCGCTCCACGCCCTCGGCGCTCGGGCCGGTGCTGATCGAGTCGATGGGCTCGCTGATCGCGCTGCTCGGCGTGATCATCCTGCTCGGCGCGGGACTCGGGGAGGTGCTCAAGCGCACCGGGGTGGCCGAGTTCGTGGTGCTGAACGTGGTGCGCAAGGTCGGGCTGACCACGCAGCTGCGGGCCCAGCTCGGCGTGATGCTGGCGTGCACGATCCTCGCCGGGGCGCTCGGCACGCTCGCCGGGTCGGTGGCGATCGTCGCGCCGATCGTGATCCCGCTGCTCGCGGCGCTGGGGTTCTCGACCACGGCCACGGCGGCGATGTTCTTCTTCAGCGGGCTCGCCGGGCTCACGCTCAGCCCGTTCGCGCCGATCACCACGAGCATCTACGGCGCTGCGCAGGTCAGCTGGATCGGCTACGTCCTGGCCGCAGGCCTGCCCACCGCGCTCGTGATGTTCGGCGTCGGTTTCCTCGCCGTGCGGTGGAACCAGCGGCGCACCGCCGAGGTGTTCCCCTACCCGCCCGAGCGCGCCGTCGACCTGGACGCCGTGCGGGAGCCCGCGCCGGGTGCCGCGCGCACCACCGCCGCGTTCCTGCTCGCGTTCCTCGCGCTCGTGGTCTACAGCGGCGTCACCGCCGCGGGCGCGACGTTCGTGCCCGTGGCCCTGATCCTGCTGATCGCCGTCACCGGGATCGCGGCGCGCAGGCCCATCGGCGAGCTGATGGGCGCGGTCTACGCGGGCGCGAGCCGGCTGCTCGGGATCTTCTTCCTGTTCTTCCTGCTCGCCGTGCTGTTCACGCTCGTCGACTCGATGGGCGTCTACGACGGCGTCGCGGAGCGGTTCGCACTGTCCACGCTGAGCCCGTACGTGTTCTGCCTGGTCGTGGTGCTGATCGGATGGGTCGGCGTGGCCGGCGCGGCGGCGGCGCAGGCCGTGCTGGTGAACCAGGTGTTCGGGCCGCTCGCCGCGACGCTCGGCGTCCCGCCCGCGGCGTGGAGCGTCGTGCTGCTCGCCGTCTCGCAGACCGACGGGCTGGGTCCGTTCCCCAATCCCGACATGATCGGGCAGATGGGACTGGCCGAGTCACGCTCGTTGCGGTGGCAGCTGCTGTCGTCGTACCTGGTGCTCGTCCCCGTCGTGGTGCTCTACGCCCTGCTGCTCGGGATCTACCTGTGA
- a CDS encoding carboxymuconolactone decarboxylase family protein, whose product MEPRFNLLDSPTAAKVAKRFYNTALALDGSTLPKTVRELVELRVSQINGCGFCVDIHTKEAAAAGETPLRLNLVAAWRESSVFTEAERAALALAEEGTRIADAHGGVSDETWAEVREHYDDDQIGALVCAIAMINASTRMNVIVRNPGGSYEPGMFAAALAQH is encoded by the coding sequence ATGGAACCGCGATTCAACCTGCTCGACAGCCCGACCGCCGCGAAGGTCGCCAAGCGGTTCTACAACACGGCGCTGGCCCTCGATGGCTCGACGCTGCCGAAGACCGTGCGGGAACTGGTGGAGCTGCGGGTCAGCCAGATCAACGGCTGCGGCTTCTGCGTCGACATCCACACCAAGGAGGCCGCGGCTGCCGGCGAGACCCCGCTCCGGCTCAACCTGGTCGCCGCCTGGCGCGAGTCCAGCGTGTTCACCGAGGCCGAGCGGGCGGCGCTGGCGCTCGCCGAGGAGGGCACCCGGATCGCCGACGCCCATGGGGGCGTGTCCGACGAGACCTGGGCCGAGGTGCGCGAGCACTACGACGACGACCAGATCGGCGCCCTGGTCTGTGCCATCGCCATGATCAACGCCTCCACGCGGATGAACGTCATCGTGCGCAACCCCGGGGGTTCCTACGAACCCGGCATGTTCGCCGCCGCGCTCGCCCAGCACTGA
- a CDS encoding DUF2127 domain-containing protein — MADVRARRTERWFRAALLLKALDGAAELLGAVVLLLVPAATVHRLVADVVSRDLLGPPDGFLTRHLVAGTAEFASGSRTFVLVYLALHGVVKLGLVWALLRRWRPAYPVAAVVLGVFVGYELLRAVRTGSLVLLFLAALDVLVIVLVLREYRLLRTNAAPGGDVPHL, encoded by the coding sequence ATGGCCGACGTACGGGCGCGCCGCACCGAGCGGTGGTTCCGGGCCGCGCTGCTCCTGAAGGCCCTGGACGGCGCCGCCGAGCTGCTCGGCGCCGTGGTGCTGCTGCTCGTCCCCGCCGCCACCGTGCACCGGCTCGTCGCCGACGTCGTGAGCCGGGACCTGCTCGGCCCACCCGACGGCTTCCTCACCCGCCACCTCGTGGCGGGCACCGCCGAGTTCGCCTCGGGCAGCCGCACCTTCGTGCTCGTCTACCTCGCGCTGCACGGCGTCGTGAAGCTCGGGCTGGTGTGGGCGTTGCTGCGCAGGTGGCGCCCCGCCTACCCGGTTGCGGCCGTCGTGCTCGGCGTGTTCGTCGGCTACGAGCTGCTCCGCGCGGTCCGCACCGGGTCGCTCGTCCTGCTGTTCCTGGCCGCGCTGGACGTCCTGGTCATCGTGCTCGTCCTGCGGGAGTACCGGCTGCTCCGGACGAACGCTGCGCCCGGTGGAGATGTGCCCCACCTGTGA
- a CDS encoding TIGR03619 family F420-dependent LLM class oxidoreductase, producing MRLGFFGINGGATCGPDETSRLARLAEELGYDSIWAGERVVAPSPHVPGATMAEPTYPILDPLIHLTYVAAATERLLLATGVLLLPQRNPVVLAKQAASLDVLSGGRFVLGIGVGSVEQEMTAIGVPMAGRGARTDDYLAAMRALWTRPGPVAHAGRFASFSGVDAHPRPLQTGGPRIIVGGHSPAAFRRAVARGHGWYGLALDPEAAALCIAGLRRAADEVERPAELGDLEITVTPAERGVLELGAAPDQPFDKAAVEAFEAAGVDRLVPVMAEITVERPLVSSPSPDAVAERLEALAELVI from the coding sequence ATGAGACTGGGATTCTTCGGCATCAACGGCGGTGCGACCTGCGGACCGGACGAGACCAGCCGGCTTGCCCGCCTGGCCGAGGAGCTGGGCTACGACTCGATCTGGGCCGGCGAGCGGGTCGTCGCCCCCAGCCCTCACGTGCCGGGGGCGACGATGGCGGAACCCACGTATCCCATCCTCGATCCCCTGATTCACCTGACGTACGTGGCCGCTGCCACCGAACGGCTCCTGCTGGCGACGGGGGTCCTCCTCCTCCCGCAACGCAACCCGGTCGTCCTGGCCAAGCAGGCGGCCAGCCTCGACGTGCTCAGCGGCGGGCGCTTCGTGCTCGGCATCGGGGTCGGTTCCGTCGAGCAGGAGATGACCGCGATCGGAGTACCCATGGCCGGCCGCGGTGCCCGCACCGACGACTACCTCGCCGCGATGCGGGCGCTCTGGACCCGGCCAGGGCCGGTCGCCCATGCAGGCCGGTTCGCGAGCTTCTCGGGGGTCGATGCTCACCCCCGACCGTTGCAGACGGGCGGGCCTCGGATCATCGTCGGCGGCCACTCGCCGGCCGCCTTCCGTCGGGCGGTGGCTCGCGGCCACGGGTGGTACGGGCTCGCACTGGACCCCGAGGCCGCGGCGCTGTGCATCGCAGGTCTGCGTCGCGCCGCCGACGAGGTGGAGCGTCCTGCCGAGCTGGGCGACCTGGAGATCACCGTGACTCCGGCGGAGCGAGGAGTGCTGGAGCTCGGCGCCGCGCCGGACCAGCCGTTCGACAAGGCCGCGGTGGAGGCGTTCGAGGCCGCGGGCGTGGATCGGCTCGTGCCCGTCATGGCCGAGATCACCGTCGAGCGGCCGCTGGTCTCCTCGCCCTCTCCCGATGCGGTGGCGGAACGGCTGGAAGCCCTCGCCGAGCTCGTGATCTGA
- a CDS encoding MFS transporter — protein MSAAPTTRRTADAPIAPAWLALLAGPLSFGITGPTLVLAEIARDLGVSLVGAASVVTAFGWGIAVGTPLAGGLLARRGLRTALVVAALLVAAGAVLVIAVPVLAVLVVGTALQALGAAGFTVVAMSIAGSAAAMGTVTASLAVLGSIAPLVGSQVAAAWGWPVALVMPVLALLAVPAVLRAGTSGGRQAGRFDLAGAILLVAWVTALVMLTHSPVAAAVAALALTALLAWHVRRRPAGFVPVELVRAPRFLVASGLALALAVVNFGIVYAAPAMVTDLTGWTSGQLGLALLWPYLGGGAVSWFLVSGSARLSFPVWVATLAAGAVAAPAIVAFGNGSVALLFAGMAIGSLAASTGNGALALWAGAAVPQAVRPTAMGLFTLFYLLGAAFGPVLAALAVG, from the coding sequence ATGAGCGCGGCGCCGACGACCCGGCGGACGGCGGACGCCCCGATCGCCCCGGCCTGGCTCGCGCTGCTGGCCGGTCCGCTCTCGTTCGGGATCACCGGGCCGACGCTCGTGCTCGCCGAGATCGCCCGCGACCTCGGGGTCTCGCTGGTCGGAGCCGCGTCGGTGGTCACGGCGTTCGGGTGGGGCATCGCGGTGGGGACCCCGCTGGCCGGCGGGCTGCTGGCCCGGCGCGGGTTGCGCACGGCGCTGGTCGTCGCCGCGTTGCTCGTCGCTGCCGGGGCGGTGCTGGTGATCGCGGTCCCGGTGCTCGCGGTCCTGGTCGTCGGGACGGCGTTGCAGGCGCTGGGCGCCGCGGGGTTCACCGTCGTGGCGATGAGCATCGCGGGCTCGGCGGCGGCGATGGGCACGGTGACGGCGTCGCTGGCCGTGCTCGGCTCGATCGCCCCGCTCGTCGGGTCCCAGGTGGCGGCGGCGTGGGGATGGCCGGTCGCGCTGGTCATGCCGGTGCTCGCCCTGCTCGCGGTGCCCGCTGTGCTGCGGGCCGGGACGTCCGGCGGCCGGCAGGCGGGCCGGTTCGACCTGGCCGGCGCGATCCTGCTGGTCGCCTGGGTGACCGCGCTCGTGATGCTCACGCATTCGCCGGTGGCGGCCGCGGTCGCCGCGCTGGCGCTGACGGCGCTGCTGGCCTGGCACGTGCGGCGCCGGCCCGCGGGGTTCGTGCCCGTCGAGCTGGTGCGGGCGCCCCGGTTCCTGGTCGCGTCCGGGCTCGCCCTCGCGCTCGCGGTGGTCAACTTCGGGATCGTCTACGCCGCGCCCGCGATGGTCACCGACCTGACCGGCTGGACGAGCGGTCAGCTCGGGCTCGCGCTGCTCTGGCCGTACCTCGGCGGCGGCGCCGTGTCGTGGTTCCTGGTGTCGGGGTCGGCGCGGCTGAGCTTCCCGGTATGGGTGGCGACGCTGGCCGCGGGAGCCGTTGCCGCGCCTGCGATCGTCGCGTTCGGCAACGGGAGCGTCGCTCTGCTCTTCGCCGGAATGGCGATCGGCTCGCTCGCCGCGTCCACCGGGAACGGTGCGCTCGCGCTGTGGGCGGGCGCGGCGGTGCCGCAGGCGGTCCGGCCGACGGCGATGGGGTTGTTCACCCTGTTCTACCTGCTCGGGGCCGCTTTCGGGCCGGTGCTCGCGGCGCTGGCCGTGGGATAG